The genomic DNA AAATGATATAAAACAGGCTTGAAATAAAtcagtttgtttttcgttgtttGGTGGAGTTTTATTAGTAGTTCCTAGACCCTTGAACTTGGATATTTTTTGGTGATGTGGACCCCACGGGTTTGCCCGGTTGTCATAGTATGTActtacttacatacatatgcatgtacatacataaatgtgcattcgaaCGACTTGGTTTATCACATCACTGTTTCAATGTGGTCAGCGTTTGATAAGCCTCAGTGTTTACAGTTTCACAGCCATCCGATatgtacacgtacatacatatgtatgtatgtatgtatgtacatatgtaaataaaaaacgagCTTGTGGAGAGAGGCTCAAGCAGCCGAGTGTAAATAGAAGccgcaaaaacattttcctgttACCGACGCTTGCAACACCGGGTAGCCTGTCGGGCGCTACGAACACATGGCTCTCAATAGACGCAACAGTTGGCCGCTCCCCGCCtatccacccatccatccgAATCCGAACCATGGGAGTGCCTCTGAGAGTGTGCAAAATATTCTCAGCTGTGCTGCTCTCAGACCCATGAGAAtgtgtctctgttttgttCGTTGGCGAAGGCTGAATTTGGGTCACTACGAGTAATCATGAATTGCGAAGGATAAGGTCATCGGTTAGGTTGTTGGGGGCCGCAAGCCAACAGTGCGTGCAGATAGAGCAATAAAATAGCGGCTGATATATTAAATGGattaaacaaaagccaaggGAGCGAGACTCGCGTTCGGGTGGAGCATAATTGTGTCATACTTTGGGAAAGGGGGaaggggaaaaacaaaactaagaACTCACCTCCCCAAATGCCTATTTTGAGCTGGTTACGATCCAAGTTCTCGATGTAGTCTCCCAGCACCTTGTTGAGGACATCGGCAACCACTGCCTCGAAGACCATGTTGTCCTAGCAGCTGGCggtgttgtttttatttattgatttttcttcctttttgtttaaacaatttgtggGAGAGGCCGCCGCGCTCTTCTAGCGGGTATTCTGCGTTAAACACTTTTGCACTCGCTTTCGTTGTGGGGATACAGATTTTTCTAAAATTACGAAAACATAACAAAACAGATGGAACGAGGGAATCACATAAACACAATGGAGATGATGTCATCGGCAgtaccgaccgaccgaccactTCAGAGAACAGTCAAATGTTTTGGCACTTATTACTAGGCCGCATTGTTTCTAATATTTCACGTTAATTGACGCGAAGCAGTGGCACGCTAAACTCCAATGTTCCACACCTTCCGAAGCCCTCTACCAGCGGCCATTGTTTCCATTTATTGCACGTGTTTTTGCTTCACTTTCAACTTTATATGCACATTCATGGATTAGATATCTCTATTTACAAACACCATTTACCAGCCAGCGTAGAGTGCGGCATTTCAATACGCAATACCAAATTCTTGTCCGTTGCGTTTCCGATGGCACAGACACTCAACAGCTGTGGGGCTCAGAGCTGTAGTTTTAGCTTGTTTCATACACAAAAAGGCTGTTTTGTTGTGATGCTTTGATGGTAGCTGTCACAGCTACGACCATTAAATTcgaaaagttaaaaatgttgCTATAGTAGAGCTGGTATAATAAAATCACTACTCAGCACAATTTCTagctaatttatttttggtgtgacagcagtgtgaccgcggacctATCGATCAAAAGTACCGCACGGCCCTCAAAAAAATTCCAAATATACCGTATAGCTTaaacattttcctcgattttgctCTTCTATTTATTATTACTAGCTAATTAGAGTTATCAGTGCAAAAATGTAGAATTGAATTATTTGATATATCAATCAAACTTCCACAAAATTGGCTACTTTTCAtgactttcttttattggattgtttgcAAAATAAGGATCAAGCTAAAAAGGtcaccgaaaaaaaaatgtaatgttCCTATTTGAAAATGTGTTGCTTGTCAATCGAAAGGTACAGTAAATGGTACACCTATTTTTGTACcctatttccattaatttttttttttagccattttttaacttttatttaagatctgtcttttttcgcagacaattattaaatttcctctctgggtacttggcaatcttttTTCAGTTATCAGTATTAGCAATTATCATCACTAGCATTTGAACCGCTGACGTTTTATTCTGATCTATTTAGATACACATATACCAAGCTATATATAAGTACATTCATAAATTCATTCTCGATATCAAAAATCTGGGAAATTTTGTTAAGATAGATCTCCGATTGGACGCGGTCCACAGGACAGCTTGATCACCAATCAAAAATCCATTTCTTGTGAACGCACTTGATGACCTTTTTCGAAAAAAACACCCTGGTATATGACCAAATAGAGTAgattatttagtttttgttttatccaATTTTCCCCTTTAGTTTTCGATAATAGCTTATAATGGCCCTGGAATTCTGGCAGCACTGGTACTGTTACGTTTCGATAGTTCATTCGAGTATAGTATCGCAAACAATCGATAATTGTGTGACGTGTTTTGGTTTCCTACGTGCgaaacaaagtaaaattaaaatgaaaacaaggCTTATTTTGCTGTGCCTGGCACTGGCGCCTGTTGTGCTGGCCAAGAAGTTCACCGACGAGGAAAAACCGGCGTGGGCCAAGAAAGACATACGGGACTACAGCGAAGCGGATCTAGAGCGATTGCTGGACCAGTGGGATGCAAGtttcataaaaatgtacaaaaagtAACCCTCATAATGATACTGGTTGTTTTCAGGAAGATGAAGACCCCCTAGAGCCGGACGAGCTGCCCGAGCACTTGCGTCCGCAGCCAAAACTGGATCTCTCAAATCTGGACAGCAAGAACCCCGAAGACTTGTTAAAAGTGTCGAAGAAGGGACGCACGCTCATGACTTTCGTCTCCGTTACCGGCAACCCAACGCGTGAGGAAGGCGAAACCATTACCAAGCTCTGGCAGACCAGCCTATGGAATAACCACATTCAAGCCGAGCGGTATATGGTCGATGACAACCGTGCCATATTTCTCTTTAAAGACGGTGCCCAAGCCTGGGAGGCAAAGGACTTCTTGGTCGAGCAGGACCGATGCAAGGGCGTTTCCATCGAGAACAAGGAATACCCTGGCGTACACGCAAAGGACGAGCTCTAGACACGCTGTTAATTAGACTTTTACATTTCTCATTCCTATTTTTAAGCACAAAGATGAACAAAACAACGATCATTAGGATTATTATTTGTATCATACAAATTGTATTCTGATTTGTATTATTAAAATCAGAAACTTGAATATTTGGAACTCCCAGCTATCATAACACCTCGTCTGGGTCGCACACGCTGTGAATCGAATTAAGATCAGATCCGTTGATTTTGTGGGTGCTCCAGCTACATGaagaaaagaaatggaaaaatgtattattttgGTTGCAACGAGATTTGGAAAACAAGTTTACATTAAttaaacgaaataaaattCTCCTATTTGCCGGTTCACGAACATCTATTCTAAATACGTGACGTTACATACTTACGTTTCATTACGTATGTACACGTTTTAGAGAGACTTCCATTCCTATGTAGTTGCCATGTTTTAAATGTGTAGGTACCATGTAGAAAAAAAGGCATGGATTATTTGTTTGAccttttttgttgaaattatattttctaaGCAAACCCAATAAATAAGAGTAATCAAGAGTAGCAAATCCTTtacaaaatttatgaatttctcgaataaaattaaatgttctgTGCTGACTCTCCGAGTCTGTTAGTaataccaaaacaaatatcaaaattgaaGAATATGACATTTTACTCaaacaacagctgcagctgcttgctgcctcaACAAATTCTCAAATTTATCAAATTTCCAAATGTAACTCCAGCTCCGCTCTCCTCTGTTTGACCTTAACGAGGCAAAACGGCGTTCTCAAGCCCCCAACTGTTTGTTCGATCACTCTGTCGCTGCGCCAAGAAAATGTCGGTCAAAGCTAAAATCGGTCCCAGCATTTTGAATGCTGACCTCGCCAATCTGGCTGCGGAGTCCCAGAAGTTACTGGACAATGGAGCAGACTACCTGCACCTGGACGTTATGGATGGCAACTTTGTTCCGAACCTCACGTTTGGCCATCATATGGTAAAGAGCTTGCGCAACAAGATCAAGGTAATTTGGCTCTGTTTTGGCTGCACCAGGCGAGACATCAACTTACTCCTAATGTGTTAACCCGCAGACCGCGTTTTTTGAGACGCACATGATGGTTCAGAATCCGGAGCAATGGATTTCACCCATGGCCGATGCTGGCGTTAACCTCTACACGTTCCACATAGAGCCAGTGGCCGATGTGTGCAAGGTCAGTCGCCTGGTGCAGGAGGCCGGCATGAAGGTGGGATTGGCCATTAAGCCGGGTACCAAGGTCAGTTGAGGTTATGTTGATGGTTCCAAATGAACGCTGTAACAAATGTTTCCCCTACTACGGATGTAAACAGGTGGAGGACTTGGAGAAGTACATCAGCATAGCCGATGTGGTGCTGGTAATGACGGTCGAGCCGGGCTTCGGGGGTCAATCATTCATGGCCGACATGATGCCCAAGGTGGAATGGCTGCGGCAAAACTACCCCAATCTAGATATCGAAGTGGACGGCGGTGTGGGCCCAAAGACAATTGCATGCTGTGCCAAGTCGGGAGCCAACATGATTGTCTCGGGCACAGCCGTGGTGGGCGCCACCGATCAGCGACAGGTCATCAGGGAGATGCGGGATGTGGTACAGAGCTACCTCAAATGAAGCTGCATTTATCTATAGGAAATAAAACTGTTAGGACATAGTGTGGAGTAAAAGACATgtgcaacaataaaatatatgtttttatacatttattttctaacatttatatatatatatatgtatgtatgtatgtatatagtttgtgtgttggtaggtatatataatgtatatatgtatgacaTTTGCTTTTAGCATTTAGTTGGTTAtacgtgtttgtgtgtattaaATGTAGTTACATGTAGGATTCTGCACTCTTCCAGTTATTGTATGGCCAGTCTCAAGCGACCGCCGCtatgtcaaagtcaaagttattctctatttttttccaaaataaatgttcaacAATTTCACGGATTTCCATCAAAATTGTAATGTAAAACTCTTCATAAATTCTCAATGCTTCCAATGCGCTGCGCTCATCCAGCGCTCAATGGAAAaaattcagtttttattttattgtcaATGTTTGATCTTGTAAATTCTTCACAAAGTTCCATCTGTGCATAAATAACAAGTGCTGCGTCTGCTTCTCATCCAGTTATCATCTTTAaacatatattgtatatatactcgtatattctGATATTCTGATACTTGTTTGTGTATGTAATGTCTGTTTTTATACTtaatctctgctgctgtgacaCATGTAAATTCAACTAGTTTGTTAATCAGCTTCCTGGATTTTAATTTTagtgtattttaattttgctaCATTTTCATTCAAAGTTTTGCTAGAGTTTCTTGATTTTCTtctttatatgtatgtatgtacttagcCTGTTTCatgtttcggtttcggtttctgtttcagtgTCATGGAGCATGTGGAAAATAACCGAAACTTTCAAGCACGGCAATTCAATTAGGACTCTGGGGCTTGCGCGTGCGGGCTCCCTGTGCGTGGGAGTGTTTGTCGCGATTGTATGCATATTGTACTTAGTAAGTATTTATCTATTCGGCTAATTCATGGTGGGCCCCTGTCAGTGGGGGTGACCCTCGCATGTAACTTATTTCACTCATTTTCACTTGACGACAATGCTAagcatttttacatttatacAATATTGATGTAATTCTTTGTAGACTAATTGTACATAAAGCTAAGCGTTTTGATAGTAGCCTGGAGCATGCCTCTAGCACGGGTGTATAAAAATAGCTCCTCTCGAAGTGGACgatccatccacatccatcgGATGGAACGGATCAGAACTGCAAAATGAATACCAGTAAGATCGAGAAACTGAAGTGGAAAAGGTGAAACATAAAGTGCATTTACATAACTCTCCATATATAATGCAGTAAATCGAAATAAGCATAGTACTCATGtgtatatgaatatattaatATGTAGGTATGTTTGTATTGTCATTGATATATCTTTATCTCATCTGTTGTCATCGGTTCATTCTACGAAAGCCACAGATTCGTTTGTGTATAAACTAAGCTTTTCCACTTGTGGTAATAtgcgtatatgtatgtataaatttaGACACCATCACATCTGCTTACAAGCTACAGCTAcattatgtgtatatatatatagaatatatatattccgttatatgtatatttcttGTATATATGTTCTGTTACATGActtgtagtttttttgtttatttattatctcTGTGCATGTTCCTCTTAAACATGCTGTTGTGCCTTGTGTAATATGCGCTCATAACCCCCCAATTAAAACTAGTTATACCGTTTTTCCACTTGTAAACTGATTGTACAAAACATgcatgtatataatatatgtatatacacatatgtatgtatgtatagctatatttttgtatacagGCCAACTAGAGCTACTAGTAAACGCGGTTATAGGTTAGCATTTCTTGTCCGAAGCATTACAACAAGTTTTAGCTAAAAATCATAGGTTGGTTTTGGTAACCGATCGAGCACATGAAGTTCTCGCTCCGATTACTTACCATTGAAAACAGTATCAAAGCTGTACAATTATCGAAGCTCAACTTTGTGTGatgtttctttgtgtgtggtgtgtggtgtttggTGTGTGGATTCTGTCAGCTGAAACAACCAATTTTGAGTCTTTAGTTACGCATATTTTACATTACATTTCCCTACGTTTCTTTTCTCCCCTTTTCGGTTAGCAAAATATGTAGCTTTACCTTAGTACTGTCTACTAAGGGCTACGCTACGCCAAAGGGAAGCGTGGCATAGGTTCAGGTTCGAGGCATGGGATGAGTGGAAAATCATGGTGATAGTCTTTGTTGGGGCACATGCGAAACGAGTTGAGTCGATATGTAAATAGCTCTAAATATTTAGTTACATTCTTAGTATGTCTAATTCCTAGCCAGAAGCATGTAGACACTCTGTTATTCACATCACCGGGTGTGTGGTGTGAAtggtaaatacatatgtaatacaAGCACATCTTTTTATCGCTCATCTTATTATGCTATTATAAGATTCGCATTCTAGAATCTAGAATCTAGATacatgtttgtttttgtttttgtgtatgtttgtgtttgtgttta from Drosophila subobscura isolate 14011-0131.10 chromosome E, UCBerk_Dsub_1.0, whole genome shotgun sequence includes the following:
- the LOC117890101 gene encoding LDLR chaperone boca, coding for MKTRLILLCLALAPVVLAKKFTDEEKPAWAKKDIRDYSEADLERLLDQWDEDEDPLEPDELPEHLRPQPKLDLSNLDSKNPEDLLKVSKKGRTLMTFVSVTGNPTREEGETITKLWQTSLWNNHIQAERYMVDDNRAIFLFKDGAQAWEAKDFLVEQDRCKGVSIENKEYPGVHAKDEL
- the LOC117890425 gene encoding ribulose-phosphate 3-epimerase produces the protein MSVKAKIGPSILNADLANLAAESQKLLDNGADYLHLDVMDGNFVPNLTFGHHMVKSLRNKIKTAFFETHMMVQNPEQWISPMADAGVNLYTFHIEPVADVCKVSRLVQEAGMKVGLAIKPGTKVEDLEKYISIADVVLVMTVEPGFGGQSFMADMMPKVEWLRQNYPNLDIEVDGGVGPKTIACCAKSGANMIVSGTAVVGATDQRQVIREMRDVVQSYLK